From a region of the Pseudomonas furukawaii genome:
- a CDS encoding TrfB-related DNA-binding protein — protein sequence MTVKRLSEEQFSRIVQLPNLMQMSEQTRHIAYRCLVKGEQQSALAKELNLTRGAISQTVNRVWNACPPGYVLVTALITEEQAFQVKQWENAALKAIKGTK from the coding sequence ATGACAGTCAAGCGATTATCCGAGGAGCAATTCAGCCGTATCGTGCAGTTGCCGAACCTGATGCAGATGAGCGAGCAAACACGGCATATTGCCTACCGCTGTCTGGTGAAGGGCGAACAGCAGTCAGCTCTGGCGAAGGAGCTGAACCTGACCAGGGGGGCGATCAGCCAAACGGTCAATCGGGTGTGGAATGCGTGCCCGCCGGGCTACGTCCTGGTCACAGCGTTGATCACGGAGGAGCAGGCGTTTCAGGTGAAGCAGTGGGAAAACGCGGCCTTGAAGGCCATCAAGGGGACGAAATGA
- a CDS encoding KleE stable inheritance protein, with product MDKAKVYEFPVARRAVVKSAPQVAPKKVQPTKAQPSAAASIGGALVRVFLTLVVILHRPLGWFFSVAFTFYALRWLFQDGPAATFAGLVAVAAMVGLVAVKYILISWGARMVKGGRR from the coding sequence ATGGATAAGGCAAAGGTTTATGAGTTTCCGGTGGCGCGCCGCGCAGTAGTCAAATCGGCTCCCCAGGTGGCTCCCAAGAAAGTACAGCCGACGAAGGCCCAGCCGAGCGCTGCGGCTTCCATCGGTGGGGCCCTGGTGCGGGTGTTTCTCACCCTCGTTGTAATTCTTCATCGGCCGCTGGGCTGGTTTTTCAGCGTGGCGTTCACGTTCTACGCGCTGCGTTGGTTGTTCCAGGATGGGCCGGCCGCGACCTTCGCCGGGCTGGTGGCCGTGGCTGCCATGGTGGGGCTAGTGGCAGTGAAGTACATCCTCATCAGCTGGGGTGCGCGCATGGTGAAGGGCGGGCGGCGCTGA
- a CDS encoding ParA family protein encodes MKTLGVAQQKGGVGKTACIVHLAHDAVARGKKVAVIDLDTQGNATDTLEEFSSGLTTSNLFLPLTAAQQALTAIPNGEPVITLIAADPGLADLEDLDLGDAGENFRDALSVLAEQGYDLCLIDTPPSLGKALTIALYVADFFISPIQLKRYSLSGINKMNTAVGAIRQFNPDLQFLGMVPSMLERRKQRQLDNLAQLNEDFPGYVLPEIGLRDSIDEALELGRPVWEIKKTAARVAAKEMRAFTQCVFEKMGVV; translated from the coding sequence ATGAAAACTCTGGGTGTAGCGCAGCAGAAAGGTGGTGTTGGCAAGACCGCATGTATTGTCCACCTCGCGCATGACGCGGTGGCTCGGGGGAAAAAGGTCGCAGTGATTGACCTCGATACTCAAGGCAATGCCACCGACACCCTGGAGGAATTCAGTAGCGGCCTTACTACCAGCAATCTTTTTCTGCCGCTCACAGCTGCGCAGCAGGCGCTGACCGCCATCCCGAATGGTGAACCAGTCATCACGCTAATCGCGGCTGATCCTGGACTGGCTGACCTGGAAGACTTGGACCTTGGAGACGCTGGCGAGAACTTCAGGGACGCGCTGAGCGTGCTGGCAGAGCAGGGCTATGACCTCTGCTTGATCGACACACCTCCATCCTTGGGGAAGGCGCTGACCATCGCACTGTATGTCGCAGACTTCTTCATTTCGCCAATTCAGCTCAAGCGCTACAGCCTGAGCGGCATCAATAAGATGAACACTGCGGTAGGCGCGATTCGCCAGTTCAATCCGGATCTGCAGTTCCTCGGCATGGTGCCGAGCATGTTGGAGCGCCGGAAGCAACGCCAGTTGGACAATTTGGCCCAGCTCAACGAAGACTTTCCCGGTTATGTTCTCCCTGAGATTGGCCTGCGCGATTCGATTGATGAGGCGCTGGAACTGGGCAGGCCGGTTTGGGAAATCAAGAAGACTGCGGCTCGCGTCGCGGCGAAAGAAATGCGTGCGTTCACGCAGTGCGTTTTTGAAAAGATGGGGGTGGTGTGA